The genomic stretch NNNNNNNNNNNNNNNNNNNCGACGCAAAAAGGGATCAATCCGTTGCACCGGAGACACGAAGGCTCAAATCAAGCTGCCAAACACCGCTCAAAAACCTGAATCATTCACCCGTCAGACGCGGGGCCGGTAGCTGGTGTTCCTGGAGAACCGCATCACGAACCATATGGCCGGTGTCGTGCGATAGCATGTCAAGCACGTCGGGGACAAGTTTTGCGTTTCGGGCAAGCGCGCATCTAACCGCAGTGTCAGTGTCGCTAGCAAGTAATCGCTGTGTGGCAGGGTCAATTTTGCGTTTTTGGGCAACCATGTGCCGAACGTTGGCATCTGGGTCGGAAGCCAAAGCAGCCAAT from Rubripirellula tenax encodes the following:
- a CDS encoding HEAT repeat domain-containing protein → MIESAAEFRELRESDDPERYNRAATENASLATWTAIVQSMPDMRFWVAHNKTVPASVLAALASDPDANVRHMVAQKRKIDPATQRLLASDTDTAVRCALARNAKLVPDVLDMLSHDTGHMVRDAVLQEHQLPAPRLTGE